The sequence GGAGGCAGATCGTTCAGCTGGCTGACAAACGCCGCCTTAACCGATCAAGCGCTTCTCCGGTGGTGAGGGTCTGGATCCAGGCGCGGCCACGGCTGCTGCCGAAGCGCACCGCGGCGCTGTGGGTGCCATCGGGGCCCGCCACGGCGATGTGCACCAGCCCCACGGGCTTGTCGGGGCTGCCGCCCCCCGGACCGGCAATCCCGCTCACGGCCACGCCCCAGTGGGCTCCGGTGAGCCTGCAGGCCCCCTCCGCCATCGCCGCCGCCACCGGATCACTCACCGCCCCGTGGCGCTCAAGCAACTCCTCCGGCACCCCCAGCACCCCCTGCTTCACCGCGTTGGCGTAGGCGATCACCCCGCCGAGGAACGCCGCGGAGGCCCCGGGGATCGCCGCCAGGGCAGCGCCGATGCCGCCCCCCGTGCAGCTCTCCGCCACGGCGAGGCTCTCGCCGCGTTGCTGCAGAGCCGCCAGCACCACCGAGGCCAGGCTGTCGTCGTCGGCACCGAAGCAGGCCTCGGCGGCGCGCCGGCGGATCTCCGCCTCCACGGGCGCCAGCAGGGTGGAGGCCTGCTCGGGTGAAGCCGCCCGGGCCGTGATCCGCAGCTTCACCTCGCCGGCGCCGGCGTAGGGGGCCACGGTGGGGTTGCTGCCCGCCAGCAGGTCGCCCACCTGCTCGGCGAGGGCTGATTCGGCCACGCCCCAGAAGCGCAGCAAGCGGCTGGCGAACACCCCCTGGGAGAGACCCTCCCGCCGCAGCCAGGGGGCCGCCGTGGCCTGCCACATGGCCCGCATCTCGCTCGGCACCCCCGGGAAGGTGAGCAGCGTGAAGCCGGGCAGAGGGCTCCAGATCATTCCGGCCGCTGTGCCGGTGGGGTTGGGGAGCACCACCGCACCCTGCGGCAGCAGGGCCTGGCGGCGCAGGCTGGGCGAGAGCTCCCGGCCGCGGCTGCGGGCCTTCGCGGTGATGTCGGCCCACACCTCCGGCCGCTCCTGCAGGGGAGTGGCGAAGGCCGCGGCGATGGCCTCAGTGGTGAGGTCGTCGGGGGTGGGCCCAAGGCCGCCGGTGGTGATCAGCAGGCGGCAGCGGCGCGAGGCCTGCTGCACGGCGGCGATCAGCCGCGCGCGGTTGTCTCCCACCACCTCCTGACGCAGGTGGGGCACCCCGAGCACGGCCAGCTGTTCGGCGATCCAGCGGGCATTGCCATTGGTGATCGTGCCGAGCAGCAGTTCGGTGCCGACGCAGAGGATCTCGGCGCTGCCCGGCTGTGGGCTGCCGGAAAGGTCGGAGGTCATCGCAGCCGCGCCACGGGCCTGTCCTGGCGCTGCAGGGCGCGGCGGGTGCTCACCAGCACCCAGATCAGCACCGCCGTGGCCAGGGCGAGCCAGAGGAAGCGCATCTCGGCATTCACCAGCACCAGGGCCAGGGAGGCCAGCCACTGGGTGAAGGCATAGATCAGCAGCACCGTGCGGCGATGGCTCAGGCCCGTGCGCAGCAGGCGGTGGTGCAGATGGCGGCGATCGGGATAAAAGGGCGAGTGGCCTTCCCGGAGGCGGCCCATGATCACCGCTGACATGTCGGCCACCGGCAGCGAGAGGATCAGCAGCGGCAGCAGCAGGCTGACGCTGGTGAGCCCCTTGGCCGGCCCCACGATGCTGATCGCGGCCAGGGCAAAGCCCAGGAAGTAGGAGCCGCCATCCCCCATGAAGATGCGGGCGGGGTTGAAGTTGTGGCGCAGAAAGCCGAGGCAGCTGCCGGCCAGGGCCGCGGCCAGCAGGCCCGCGGCAGGTTGATCCAGGCTGAAGCTCACCGAGAGCAGACCCACAGCCGCGATGCCGCTCACGCCGGCGGCCAGACCATCGAGGCCATCGAGCCAGTTGATCGCATTGGTGATGCCCACCAGCCACACCAGGGTGGCCAGCAGGCTCAGCCAGTCAGGCAGCTGCAGCACGGCGGAGGGTGCCCCCATCCAGCCGAAGGGCAGATCAATGCTGCCGATCCGCACCCCCTCCAGCCACACCGCCGTCGACACCAGCAGCTGGCCCAGCAGCCTCGGCAAGGGGGGCAGGGCGAACAGATCGTCCGCCAGGCCGATCACGAAGAAACAGAGCGAGCCGCCGAGGGTGGTCCAGATCAGGGCATCCTTGCTGGCCTCCAGCTGGGCGAAGCCACCGAGCTGCCAGGTGAGGGCGAGAGCCAGGCTGAAGGCGATCACGATGCCGACCCCCCCCAGCCGCACCATCGGGGTGGTGTGCTGCTTGCGGGCGTCGGGGGCGTCGATCAGCCCCCAGCTCAGGCCGAGCCGCCGCACCACCGGCACCACCAGGGCGGTGAGCACGGCAGCCACGGCAAAGGTGAGCAGCGCTGCAGCGTTGGGGCTGTAGGCAAGGGTCACGACAGCGGGCCGACGCAGGCGCCTGGGGGCAGGGCGTAGGCCGCCACATTACGGGCAGGGGAGGGGCTCAGACCGGCTGCAGCTCACGGGTAGGGGCGTAGAGCGGGAAGCGCTCGCAGAGCCCGGCCACGCGCTGCCGGCAGCGCTCCTCGATCGCCCCATCCTCGGGGTTGAGCAGGCGGTCGGCGATCACGTCGGCCACCTCGGCAAAGGCCTCGGCATCAAAGCCGCGGGTGGTGCAGGCGGCGGTGCCGAGGCGCAGACCACTGGTGACGAAGGGGGACTCGGGATCGAAGGGCACCGTGTTCTTGTTGGCGGTGATGTGCACGTCGCTCACCAGCAGATCCGCCACCTTGCCGGTCATGCCGATGCTGCGCAGATCCAGCAGCACCAGGTGGTTGTCGGTGCCACCGCTGACCACGGCGATGCCCCGCTCCTGGATGCGCTGCGCCAGGGCCTGGGCATTGCGCACCACCTGCTCGCTGTAGGCCCGGAAGGAAGGCAGCAGGGCTTCGCCGAAGGCCACCGCCTTGGCGGCGATCACGTGCTCCAGCGGGCCGCCCTGGCTGCCGGGGAACACCGCCTTGTCAAAGCGCTTACCGAACTCGGCATCGCGGCAGAGGATCAGGCCGCCGCGGGGACCGCGCAGGGTCTTGTGGGTGGTGGTGGTGACCACATCGCACACGGGCACGGGGTTGGCGTGCACGCCGGCGGCCACCAGGCCGGCGATGTGAGCCATGTCCGCGAGCAGGAAGGCGCCCACCTCATCGGCGATGGCGCGGAAGGCCTGGAAGTCGATGCTGCGGGGGTAGGCCGAGTAGCCGCACACGATCAGCTTGGGCCGGTGCTGCAGCGCCAGCTGGCGCACGCTGTCGAAGTTGAGCTGCTGGGTTTCGGGGTCCACGCCGTAGTGCACGGCCTCGAACCACTTGCCGCTCACGTTCACCGGCGAGCCATGGGTGAGGTGGCCGCCGTGGCTGAGGTCCATGCCCAGGATCGTGTCGCCGGGCTGCAGCAGGGCCAGGAACACGGCGAAGTTGGCCTGGGCGCCGCTGTGGGGCTGCACGTTGGCCCAGGCTGCTCCGAACAGCTGCCTGGCCCGCTCGATCGCCAGCTCCTCGATGGCGTCCACGTGCTCGCAGCCGCCGTAGTAGCGCTTGGAGGGCAGGCCCTCGGCGTACTTGTTGGTGAGCACCGAGCCCTGGGCCTCCATCACAGCGCGGGAGGTGAAGTTCTCCGAGGCGATCAGCTCGAGGTGGGTCTGCTGGCGCTCCAGCTCCTTGCTGATCAGGGCGGCGATGGCGGGGTCGGCGGCCGCCAGGGGTTGGTCGTGGCTGGCGCAAGCAGCCATCACAGAGGCAGCCATCGCGGGGTCGGCCATCGAAGCAGTTCTGGGTCTTGCATCGATCGTAAAGACACGTCAGCCGAGGCCGCCCCCCGCCCAGGACAGCACCAAAAAAAACAGCTCCAGGCGGAGCCGGAGCAGGGTGGGTTGAAAGCGCGCCTGGAGAGATTCGAACTCCCGACCCTCTGATCCGTAGTCAGATGCTCTAATCCGCTGAGCTACAAGCGCATGGCACCATTCTCAGCGCACGGAGGGCCCATCCGTCAATCGGTCCGCCCCTGATCCCCCAGAGCTCTCCCATGCCCATCCGCTGGTACGGCCCCTCCAACCCGGAAGACCCCACCTTCCGGCACTTCGAGCGGATCGTGAACCTCACCCTGCACGCCGCCCTGTTTGCTGCCATCAACAGCGGCCTCTGGGTGGTGCAGGAGCTGCGTCACCCCTGGACCCACCTCAACCTGGTGAGCCTGCTGTGGCTGACGGGCCTGCTGATGCACGCTGGGGTGGTCATCGCCATGCGCCCGGCCCCCGAAGCATGAGTCTCTCCGCCAGTGAACTGAAGGACCTGGAACTCGCCCTGGCCGACCGGCTCTACCTGCAGGTGGCCGGCTGGCACCTGTACCTGGGCGATGCCGGCCTGGCCCAGACCCTGGCCATCGAGTGCGCGGCCCGGCTCGACGCCGGCAGTGGGGTGTGTGCCCGCCAGGCCCTGGAGGCCGTGCAGGTGCCGATCGGCGGGGGCAGCACCCGCCTGCCCCTGGCCCGGCTGGTGCCTCCCGGGCAGCTGCGGGATCTGGAAGACGTGATCGAACCCTTCTGCCGCTGAGCGCTTGTTGTTGCCGAGTCGACCGATTTTGTGGTGAAGGCCGATAAGGTTGCGCCCCATGCTCTTGGGCCGTGCTGCTGATTGAGGTCACCAATGCCCGCGATGTCGTCGGCAAACGGATCGGCAAGCTCGGCAGCCGCCTGATCGGCAAGGTGGTGGATGCGGAGGCCCAGGTTGAGAAGGCCCTGATCCAGGAGCTGGAAACCGCCTTCCGCGACTTCGGCATCGAGGCCCGCATCGTGTCGGTGCAGGGCCCCCAGTTGCTGGGCCGCTCCCATCTGGAGCTGCCACTGCAGGTGCGCGAGGAGCGTCAGGTGGGGCCCAGGCCCTGATTCAGGCCCTGACCGGCCAAGCCTGTCAGCGACGGCCGGGCCAGGCCAGGCGGCGGCTCAGCTGGCTGACCACCTGCTGGGCCTCAGGCACCCTGGCCCAGTGGGAGAGGCTGGCGTACACCAGCATTCCCAGTCCGCTGCTGAGACCCACCTGCAGGGCCCTGCCGATCAGGCTGTCGGGCCAGCCCACCAGCAGCGCCAGGGCCCGCGCCGCCGCGGCTCCGGCCACGGCGGCGGCCAGCAGCAGGGCGGTGTCGCGCCCCCAGCGCCATAGCGGCAGGCCGTTGAGCCGCAGCTGCAAGGCCAGCAGCAGGGCAGCGCAGGTGATCAGGTTCACCGCCACGGTGGCCAGCACCAGCCCGGCGGCACCGGCATAGAGCCCCGGCAGCAACTGGCCGCCCCCGGGGACAGGGCCTCCCACAAAGGTCCAGCAGAAGATGGCATTGAGCCCGATCCCCGCCAGGGACCAGCGGAAAGGGGTGACGCCGTCGCCGAGGGCATAGAACACCCTCACGAGCACATCGCGGGCCAGGTAGGCCGGCATGCCGATGCCGTAGGCCATCAGCAGCTGGCCCACCAGCGTGGCCGCACCGGCATCGAAGGCTCCCCGCTCGTAGACGAGCGCCACGATCGGCACCGCCAGGGCGGTCATCAGGGCCCCGAGCGGCAGCATCGAGGCATTGGAGAGCATCAGGCCCTGGCGGATCCGCGCCACCAGCTCGGGGCGGTCCTCGGGAGCGGTGAGCCGGGCATAGACCGGCAGCAGCGGCACCAGCAGGGCGTTGGAGATCAGCCCCAGGGGGGTCTGCACCAGCAGGTTGGCGTAGCCCAGCCCCGCCGCCGCCGCCGGAATTCCCGAGGCGAAGAACAGCGACACGAACACATTGATCTGCAACATGCCGGAGGAGAGGGTGGCCGGGCCCATCACCTGCATCACCTCGCGCACGCCGGGATCCTTCCAGTCCCACACCAGCCGGAAGCGGTGCAGCCCCTGGCGCGCCAGCGCCGGCAGCTGGATCAGCCACTGCAGCACGGCTCCCAGGGTGGTGCTGCCCGCCAGCACCACGCCGCCGATCAGGGCGTTTTCCGGCAGGGTGATGGCCGGCCCCAGCTGCCACCAGAGCAGCCCCAGGCCGGCGATCACCGCCACGCTCGAGAGCAACGGGCTCACTGACGGCAGCCAGAACTCATCGGCGGCGTTGAGCGCCCCGAAGCCGAGGCCGATCAGGCCGGCGAACAGGGCCATCGGCGCCATCCAGCGCAGCTCCACCACAGCGATGGCGTGGCGCTCGGCATCGAGGCCCGGCCCCACCAGGCTGATCAGCGGGCCAGCCGCCACCAGCAGCAGCACGGTCACCACCAGCAGGCCCGCCCCCACCAGGGTGTTCATCGCCGCGAGCACGTGGGCCCCCTCCTGCCGCGGCCGCCGCGCCAGCACACTCACCATGGCGCTGTGGAACGGACCGTTGATGCCGCCCAGCAGGATCAGCAGGAAGCCCGGCAGCACATAGGCGTAGTTGTAGGCGTCGTAGGCCATGCCCACCCCGAAGGAGGCGGCGATCACCTGCTGGCGCACCAGGCCGGCCACCTTGCTGATCGCCGTGGCAGCGGCCACGATCAGGGCAATGCGACGCAGGGACTGGGGCATGGATCCGGGCCCCTGGGCCCGTTGGCTTGAGCGGCAGTATGGCGGGCGTCCCTTCGCCGCCCCGGCTGCTGCGCCATGGCCCCGCTGATCCTGGAGCTGGGCCCCCTGGTGGAGGGGGTGCTGCTCAAGCGCTACAAGCGTTTCCTGGCCGACGTGCAGCTGCAGGACGGCAGCGTGGTGACGGCCCACTGCCCCAACACCGGGCCCATGACCGGGGTGCTGCAGCCCGGCGGGCGGGTGCTGCTGCGGCACGCCCCCTCACCCAGCCGCAAACTGGCCTGGACCTGGGAGCAGGCCGAGGTGGAGGGCGCCGATGGCCAGCCGGTCTGGGTGGGCATCAACACGGCCCTGCCCAACCGGCTGGTGCGGGCGGCGATCGAGGCGGGCTGCCTGGAGCCCCAGCTGGGCCCGATCGGCGCCATCAGGGCCGAGGTGCCCTACGGGCAGAACCGCCGCAGCCGCATCGACCTGCTGCTGACGCCAGCGGCAGGGGCCGCCGATCCGCGCCCCATCTACGTGGAGGTGAAGAACACCACCTGGACCCAGGGCCGGCTGGCCCTCTTTCCGGACACCGTGACCGAGCGGGGGCAGAAGCACCTGGTGGAGCTCACGGCCCTGCTGCCGGAGGCCCGCGCCGTGCTGCTGCCCTGCCTGAGCCGGGGCGACGTGGAGCGCTTTGCCCCTGGGGATGCCGCCGATCCCCGCTACGGAGAGCTGTTTCGGGCCGCCCTGGCGGCGGGCGTGGAGGTGCTGCCCTGCGTGTTCCGCTTCACGGCCAGCGGCGTCCACTGGCAGGGGCTGGCCGGTGTGGAGCCGCGCCAGCCAGATCACTAGCCAGGTGAACGGCCCTGCTGCGGCGATTCGGCAGCCGTGCGCGAAGGCCCATAGAGTTCGGCCACTGCTGTGGGCCGCCGTGGATACCCGTGCTTTCAAGCGATCCCTGCACCATTCGGAGCGCTACAACCGCCGCGGCTTCGGCCTGGGCGAAGAGGTGGCCGGCAGCCTCGAGCAGGCCTACCAGAGCGATCTGGTGGCCAAGCTGCGGGGCAACGGCTACGCGCTGCAGCGCGGTCGGCTGAATGTGCGCCTGGCCGAGGCCTTCGGCTTCTGCTGGGGTGTGGAGCGCGCCGTGGCCATGGCCTACGAGACCCGCCGCCACTACCCCAGTGAGCGGATCTGGATCACCAACGAGATCATCCACAACCCCTCGGTGAATGACCATCTGCGCGAGATGAACGTGCAGTTCATCGCCGTGGAGGGGGGTGTGAAGGACTTCTCCGACGTGGCCGGTGGCGACGTGGTGATCCTGCCGGCGTTCGGCGCCACGGTGCAGGAGATGCAGCTGCTCAATGAGCGCGGCTGCCACATCGTGGACACCACCTGCCCGTGGGTGTCGAAGGTGTGGAACACCGTGGAGAAGCACAAGAAGCATGCCTTCACCTCGATCATCCACGGCAAGGTGAAGCACGAGGAAACGCTGGCCACCAGCTCCTTTGCCGGCACCTACCTGGTGGTGCTCGACCTGGCCGAGGCCCAGCTGGTGTGCGACTACGTGCTGCTCGGCAACCAGAACCTCAGCGCCGAGCAGCGGACCGCCGCCCGGGAGGCCTTCATGGCCCGCTTCGCCAAGGCCTGCTCACCGGGCTTCGATCCCGACCGCGACCTGATCCGGGTCGGGGTGGCCAACCAGACCACCATGCTCAAGAGCGAAACCGAGGAGATCGGCCGGCTGGTGGAGCGCACGATGCTGCAGCGCCATGGTCCCGCCGAGCTCAACGAGCACTTCCTGGCCTTCAACACGATCTGCGATGCCACCCAGGAGCGCCAGGACGCCATGTTCGCCCTGGTGGATGAGCCCCTCGACCTGATGGTGGTGATCGGCGGCTACAACTCCTCCAACACCACCCACCTGCAGGAGATCGCCGTGAGCCGCGGCATCCGCTCCTTCCACATCGACACCCCCGAACGCATCGGTCCGGGCAACCGCATCGAGCACATGCCCCTTGGCGGTGAGCTCACCGAGGAGTCGCCCTTCCTGCCGGAGGGACCGATCCGGGTGGGGATCACCTCCGGGGCCTCCACCCCGGATCGCATCGTGGAGGCGGTGATCGAGCGGCTGATCGAGCTGAGCGAGGCCTGAGGCTGGGCCTCTAGATTGGTGCCTGTAGAACTGTGAGCACAGCGATCCCTGGGCTGGAGCCATGCGCTCGTGACCTGGGTCCGCCGAGCCGGTTCCGGTTGAACCTGTCGTTGCGTCCGTCGCTGTTGTCGTCCACCCCCCTGTCGACAGCGCCACTCGGGTCGGCCCAGCGGGACGACATTCCGCCGCTGCGCCAGTCTGACGACTCCCGGGTGCGCCTGTACCAGAGCAGCTTCGCTGATCTCATGGAGATGCGGGCGCCCAGCGAGGCGGTGGCCCACTATCTGGATCGCC is a genomic window of Cyanobium sp. NS01 containing:
- a CDS encoding 4-hydroxy-3-methylbut-2-enyl diphosphate reductase, translating into MDTRAFKRSLHHSERYNRRGFGLGEEVAGSLEQAYQSDLVAKLRGNGYALQRGRLNVRLAEAFGFCWGVERAVAMAYETRRHYPSERIWITNEIIHNPSVNDHLREMNVQFIAVEGGVKDFSDVAGGDVVILPAFGATVQEMQLLNERGCHIVDTTCPWVSKVWNTVEKHKKHAFTSIIHGKVKHEETLATSSFAGTYLVVLDLAEAQLVCDYVLLGNQNLSAEQRTAAREAFMARFAKACSPGFDPDRDLIRVGVANQTTMLKSETEEIGRLVERTMLQRHGPAELNEHFLAFNTICDATQERQDAMFALVDEPLDLMVVIGGYNSSNTTHLQEIAVSRGIRSFHIDTPERIGPGNRIEHMPLGGELTEESPFLPEGPIRVGITSGASTPDRIVEAVIERLIELSEA
- the murJ gene encoding murein biosynthesis integral membrane protein MurJ, which gives rise to MPQSLRRIALIVAAATAISKVAGLVRQQVIAASFGVGMAYDAYNYAYVLPGFLLILLGGINGPFHSAMVSVLARRPRQEGAHVLAAMNTLVGAGLLVVTVLLLVAAGPLISLVGPGLDAERHAIAVVELRWMAPMALFAGLIGLGFGALNAADEFWLPSVSPLLSSVAVIAGLGLLWWQLGPAITLPENALIGGVVLAGSTTLGAVLQWLIQLPALARQGLHRFRLVWDWKDPGVREVMQVMGPATLSSGMLQINVFVSLFFASGIPAAAAGLGYANLLVQTPLGLISNALLVPLLPVYARLTAPEDRPELVARIRQGLMLSNASMLPLGALMTALAVPIVALVYERGAFDAGAATLVGQLLMAYGIGMPAYLARDVLVRVFYALGDGVTPFRWSLAGIGLNAIFCWTFVGGPVPGGGQLLPGLYAGAAGLVLATVAVNLITCAALLLALQLRLNGLPLWRWGRDTALLLAAAVAGAAAARALALLVGWPDSLIGRALQVGLSSGLGMLVYASLSHWARVPEAQQVVSQLSRRLAWPGRR
- a CDS encoding DUF3181 family protein, with the protein product MSLSASELKDLELALADRLYLQVAGWHLYLGDAGLAQTLAIECAARLDAGSGVCARQALEAVQVPIGGGSTRLPLARLVPPGQLRDLEDVIEPFCR
- a CDS encoding cytochrome-c oxidase codes for the protein MLLIEVTNARDVVGKRIGKLGSRLIGKVVDAEAQVEKALIQELETAFRDFGIEARIVSVQGPQLLGRSHLELPLQVREERQVGPRP
- the sfsA gene encoding DNA/RNA nuclease SfsA — translated: MAPLILELGPLVEGVLLKRYKRFLADVQLQDGSVVTAHCPNTGPMTGVLQPGGRVLLRHAPSPSRKLAWTWEQAEVEGADGQPVWVGINTALPNRLVRAAIEAGCLEPQLGPIGAIRAEVPYGQNRRSRIDLLLTPAAGAADPRPIYVEVKNTTWTQGRLALFPDTVTERGQKHLVELTALLPEARAVLLPCLSRGDVERFAPGDAADPRYGELFRAALAAGVEVLPCVFRFTASGVHWQGLAGVEPRQPDH
- a CDS encoding competence/damage-inducible protein A produces the protein MTSDLSGSPQPGSAEILCVGTELLLGTITNGNARWIAEQLAVLGVPHLRQEVVGDNRARLIAAVQQASRRCRLLITTGGLGPTPDDLTTEAIAAAFATPLQERPEVWADITAKARSRGRELSPSLRRQALLPQGAVVLPNPTGTAAGMIWSPLPGFTLLTFPGVPSEMRAMWQATAAPWLRREGLSQGVFASRLLRFWGVAESALAEQVGDLLAGSNPTVAPYAGAGEVKLRITARAASPEQASTLLAPVEAEIRRRAAEACFGADDDSLASVVLAALQQRGESLAVAESCTGGGIGAALAAIPGASAAFLGGVIAYANAVKQGVLGVPEELLERHGAVSDPVAAAMAEGACRLTGAHWGVAVSGIAGPGGGSPDKPVGLVHIAVAGPDGTHSAAVRFGSSRGRAWIQTLTTGEALDRLRRRLSAS
- a CDS encoding glycosyltransferase family 4 protein, with protein sequence MTLAYSPNAAALLTFAVAAVLTALVVPVVRRLGLSWGLIDAPDARKQHTTPMVRLGGVGIVIAFSLALALTWQLGGFAQLEASKDALIWTTLGGSLCFFVIGLADDLFALPPLPRLLGQLLVSTAVWLEGVRIGSIDLPFGWMGAPSAVLQLPDWLSLLATLVWLVGITNAINWLDGLDGLAAGVSGIAAVGLLSVSFSLDQPAAGLLAAALAGSCLGFLRHNFNPARIFMGDGGSYFLGFALAAISIVGPAKGLTSVSLLLPLLILSLPVADMSAVIMGRLREGHSPFYPDRRHLHHRLLRTGLSHRRTVLLIYAFTQWLASLALVLVNAEMRFLWLALATAVLIWVLVSTRRALQRQDRPVARLR
- the glyA gene encoding serine hydroxymethyltransferase, which translates into the protein MAASVMAACASHDQPLAAADPAIAALISKELERQQTHLELIASENFTSRAVMEAQGSVLTNKYAEGLPSKRYYGGCEHVDAIEELAIERARQLFGAAWANVQPHSGAQANFAVFLALLQPGDTILGMDLSHGGHLTHGSPVNVSGKWFEAVHYGVDPETQQLNFDSVRQLALQHRPKLIVCGYSAYPRSIDFQAFRAIADEVGAFLLADMAHIAGLVAAGVHANPVPVCDVVTTTTHKTLRGPRGGLILCRDAEFGKRFDKAVFPGSQGGPLEHVIAAKAVAFGEALLPSFRAYSEQVVRNAQALAQRIQERGIAVVSGGTDNHLVLLDLRSIGMTGKVADLLVSDVHITANKNTVPFDPESPFVTSGLRLGTAACTTRGFDAEAFAEVADVIADRLLNPEDGAIEERCRQRVAGLCERFPLYAPTRELQPV